In Desulfoferula mesophila, the genomic window TCCAGGACGTCTATCACCGCCTGCCCACCGTGGGCGCGCTCTATGGCTACATCACCGCCCAGCTCATCACCCAGGCCTACCAGAAGACCAAGAGCCTGGACACCGAGAAGTTCATCGACGCGGTGGAGAACGCCACCGTGCAGACTCCGGTGGGGCCGGTGCAGCTTAGGGCCGAGGATCACCAGGCCCTGCTGCCCATGTACATGGGCGTTACCAAGAAGTCCAACCAGTACGACTTCCTGGTGGCCCACGACATCGTGACCATTCCCCCCGCCGAGGCCGCGCCCGACCTGGACGAGATCATGAAGGCCCGGGGCAAGTAATCCACTCCGTTTCGCAGCCATATCCCGGCGGGCTGGGCAACCACGCCCCGCCCGCCGGGGTCTAATCTTCTTTTTCGCTTGCTCCTCACGAGGTTTCCATGGATACGGCAAGCCACATAACCCTGGCCGCCTTGGGGCAACAGTTGCTGGTGGGGCTCAGCCGCACCACCATCTTGTTCATCGTAAGCTCCGGGCTCAGCCTTATCCTGGGAGTGCTCAGGATACCCAACGTGTCCCACGGCTCGTTGTACATGATCGGGGCCTTTGTCACCTATTCGGTGGCCACCTTCATCGGCGGCCAGACCGGCTTCTGGGTGGCTTTGGCCGTGGCCCCGGTGGCGGTGGGGCTGTTGGCCCTGGCCGTGGAGCGCGGCATATTCTGCCACCTCTACGAGCGGGAGCACCTCATGCTCCTGCTGTTCACCTTTTCGCTCATGCTGGTGCTGGGCGATCTGGTCAAGATGACCTGGGGCTCGGACTACCGTTCCCTGTCCGCTCCGCCCATGATGCAGGGCTCCTTCTCCCTGGGGGGCATGCCCTTTCCCCGCTACAACCTGTTTCTGCTGATCATGGGCCCCTTGGTGGCCCTGGGCCTGTGGGCCCTGACCAACAAGACCAAGATCGGCAAGATAGCCCGGGCCGCGGCGGTGGACCGGGAGATGGTGGCGGCCATGGGCATCAACGTGAGCTGGGTCTTCGCCTTCGTGTTCTGCCTGGGCTGTCTCATGGCCGGCCTGGGCGGCGCCCTGGTGGCCCCCACCCAGAACATCACCCAGGGCATGGACCACGCCATTATCATGGAGGCCTTCCTCATCGTTATCATCGGCGGCCTGGGCAACATGTGGGGGGCCTTGTTGGGCGCGGCCATCTTCGGGATCACCGACTCCATCGGCATCCTGGTGTGGCCCCAGTTCGCCATCGTCTTTCCCTACGTGGCGGTGACCATCGTGCTCGTGTTCCGGCCCAAGGGCCTGCTCAAGAGCACCTGGTAAGGGGAGGGCGATCGTGCAAAACCAAAAGTTGATAAGCTCGCGCAGCCTGATCCTGATGGCGGTGCTGTTGGCCGCCCTGGCCCTGTTTCCCAGCGTGGCCAGCCGCTACTACATCTACCTGGCGGCCCTCATGCTGGTCACCGGGCTGCTGGCCAGCAGCCTGAACATGGTGCTGGGCTTCGGGGGCATGTACCAGTTCAACCACGCCGTGTTCTACGGGGTGGGGGCCTATGCCGCGGCCCTGCTCACGGTGCGCGGCGGGGTGAGCCCCTGGTGGGGCTATCTGGTGGGCCCCCTGGCCGCCGCCTTGCTCAGCCTGATCATGGGCATCATCTGCGTGCGCCTGAGCAAGCTCTACTTCGGCATGCTGCAAATTTCCCTGGGCAGCCTGGTGTGGGCCGTGGTGTTCCGCTGGTATTCCTTCACCGGCGGCGACGACGGCCTGCACGGCGTGCCGGTGCCCCGGCTCATCAGCTCCGGCGAGGGGGCCTACTACTTCGTGCTCATCGTCAGCGTTCTCTGCCTGGCGCTCATGTACCTCATCGTCAACTCCCCCTTCGGCCGGGTGTTCATGAGCATCCGCGACAACCCGGAGCGGGCCGAGGCCATCGGGGTCAACGTGCGCCTGCACCAGCTCATCGGCCTGGTCATCGCCGGGTTCTTCGGGGGGGTGGCGGGCACCCTGTTCGTCACCGTGGAGGGCACCGTCTTTCCGGACATGCTCTTTTGGACCCTGTCGCTGGAAATCATCATCATGTGCCTGTTGGGCGGCTGGTTCACCTTCTTGGGGCCCATGCTGGGCGGGGCCATGGTGGTGGCCTTGCGCGCGGTGGTGGGCACCTACACCGACTATTGGACCATGGTGCTGGGCATCATCCTCATGCTGCTGATCTTCTTCCTGCCCGAGGGGGTGTTGGGCTTCTTCCTGGCCCGCCTGGGGCGCGGCCGGACCGCCAGGGAGGAGAACTGACATGCTCTCGGTGCAAGGACTGCGCAAATCCTTTGGCCCCTTTTTGGCGGTGTCCGACGCCAACCTGACGGTGGCCAAGGGCGAGGTGGTGGCGGTGATCGGGCCCAACGGGGCGGGCAAGACCACCCTGTTCAAGCTCATCACCGGGCAGCTGAAGCCGGACCGGGGCCAGGTGATGTTCAAGGGCGAGGACATAGCGGGCCTGAGCCCCCACCGGATATGCCGCCGGGGGCTGAGCCTCTCCTACCAGGTGGTGAGCGTCTTCCCGCGCATGAGCGTTTTTGAAAACGTGCGGGTGGCGGTGCTGGCCCGCAAGCGCCAGGTGCTGCGCCTGTTCACCCCGGCGGTGCGCCTGGCCAACGAGGAAACCTGGGAGATACTAAGCAACGTGGGCCTGGCCGACAAGGCCGAGGTGATCAGCGGCACCCTGTCCCACGGGGACAGCAAGGTGCTGGAGATGGCCATCGCCCTGGGCAACCGGCCCGAGCTACTCATCATGGACGAGCCCACCGCGGGCATGAGCCCCGAGGAAACCCGCGCGGCTAAGGCCCTTATCCAGCGGCTCAACGGCGAGCTGGGCATCACCATACTTTTCTGCGAGCACGACATGGAACTGGTGTTCAACCTGGCCCAGCGCATCATGGTCATGCGCCAGGGCGAAACCATCGCCCAGGGCACCTGCGACGAGGTCCGCTGCGACGAAAAGGTGCAGCAGGCCTACCTGGGAGGCCAGGGCGATGCTTGAGCTAAAGGGCGTGCATACCTACTACGGCCTGAGCCACATCCTTTTCGACGTGAGCCTCACCGTGGAGCGCGGCGAGGTGGTATGCCTGTTGGGGCGCAACGGGGCGGGCAAGAGCACCACCATGCGCTCCATCATGGGCCTCACTCCGCCCAAGCGCGGCAGCATCGTGTTCAAGGGCCAGGACATCACCACCATGAAGCCGCATCTCAGGGCCCGCCAGGGGCTGGGCTACGTGCCCGACGACCGCCGGGTCTTCGCCGACCTCACCGTGGGGGAAAATCTGGAAATAGTGGCCCGTCCCTCGGGAAGCTCCGAAACCTGGGACAAGGAGCGCGTCTACCGCTTCTTCCCGCCTCTGGCCGCCATAGACGGACGCCAGGCCGGGTTCCTCAGCGGCGGGGAACAGCAGATGCTCACCATCGGCCGGGCCCTGATGACCAATCCCGACTTTTTGCTTTTGGACGAGCCCACCGAGGGCCTGGCCCCCTTGGTGGTCAAGATGTTGGCGGATCAAATAGAGAGTCTTAAGCAGACCGGGCTGACCGTGCTTTTGGCCGAACAGAACCAGGAAGTGGCTCTAGGGCTGGCTGACCGAGGCTACATCATTGACAACGGAGTGATACGCTACTCCGGCACCATCGAAGACTTGCGGGCCGACGAGGAAGTGCGCAAACGCTACCTCATGGTCTGAGCTCTCGTCCGGCCTCCCGGCAACTGAAGACGGACCCCTTGGGCCCGGGCCGGCGGCGATGAAACTCAAATCCTCGGTTTTCTACAAACTGCTGCTTTTCATCCTGCCCCTGGTGGTGCTGCCCACCGCGGTGGTGGGCTACTATTCCATCCAGGCCTCGGTGGAGCGGGTGAACCGCCTGGTGCGCCAGGAGCAGATGGTGCAGGTGGAGGCGGCGGCCAAGAAAATCGACGACGTGCTGCATTCCTGCCGCATCGACCTGACCACCATCACCGGACTGCCCCTGATCGAGGACTACAACCTGGCCCGCTCCTTCCGCCTCAAGGCCGAGGCCGGCTTCAACCGCGACAACATCGTGCGCCTGTTCCAGGACTTTCTGGCCCGCACCCCCTTCTACTGGCAGCTGCGCTACGTGGACGCCGCGGGCAGGGAGCTCATCAAGGTGCGCCGGGGGCAAAAAGACCCTTCCCTGGGGCAAGCTGAGGCTTCCCTGCTGGCCGCGGCGCGCGGCCCGCTGTCCGGCGGGGCCTATTTTTCGGCCTTGCAGCAGAATCCGGAGCTGGGCGGGCTGGTCATGCACTGCGCCAGACCCACGGACAGCCCCTGGCACCAATTCACCGGCCTGGTGATCATAGACCTGGACTTCTCGCGCATTACCGAGATGGTGCGGACCATCAAGGTGGGCCAGCGGGGCTACGCCTTCTTGCTCAATCAAGAGGGCCGCAGCATCGCCCATCCCCACGCCCGCCCCTATGAGCTGGGGCCCGAGGCGGGGCCGGACAGCCTGCGCCACCTGGTGGCCGACATGGTCTCCGGCAACACCGGCTGGCGCACCTACCGCTTCCAGGGCGAGGAAAAGGTAGCCGCCTTCGCCCCTATCCCCACCCTGCGCTGGTCGGTGGCCGCCACCATTCCGGTGAAGGAGTTTCGCCAGGAGGCCGACGCCATCCAGGACCGGGTGATCCAGGTGATGGTCATCGCCCTGATCCTGGCGGTCACCGGCGTGAGCATCCTCTCCTACAACCTGCTCAAGCCGGTGCGCAGCCTGGCCGCGGCCACCGAGCGCCTGGCCGCCGGCCAATCGGCCGAGGAGTTGCCGGTCACCTCCCGCGACGAGCTGGGCGAGCTGACCCGGGCCTTCAACCGCATGAACCGCAACCTGGAGCGCACCCAGGCCGAGCTGGTGCGCAGCGAAAAGCTGGTCTCCCTGGGGCGGCTCAGCGCCGGGGTGGCCCACGAGATCAGAAACCCCCTGAGCGCCATGCAGGGGGCCATGGTGCACCTGCAGCGGCGGCGGGCCGACGACCCCCTGATAAGCGAGTACGGCAAGATCGTCTGCGAGGAGATCGAGCGCCTGAACCGCTTTGTCACCGAGTTTCTCTACTTCGCCCGCCAGGCCCCGCCTCAGCCGGTGCCCACCGATCTCAACGGCCTGGTCAAGTCGGTGCAGGCCCTGTTTAGGGCCGAGGCGGAAAAGCGCGAAATACGTTTTCACGACCTGTTGGACGAAACCCTGCCCCTGGTGCTCTTGGACCCCCACCAGATGGAGCAGGTCCTGGTCAACCTGCTGATCAACGCCATGGACGCCCTGCCCGCCGAGGGGGGATACATCACCTTCTCCACCACCTGGCAGCGTCCCCTGCCCGGGGTGGAGGGGCAGGTGCGCCTGGCGGTGGAGGACAGCGGCTCGGGCATCACCCCGGAGCAGCAGGCCAGCATCTTCGATCCCTTCTTTACCACCAAGGACGCGGGTACCGGCCTGGGGCTCACCCTGAGCCTGGGCATCGTGCAGGGCCACGGCGGCGAGTTGGAAGTGCGCAGCCGCCCGGGCCACGGAACCACGGTTATAATAAAATTACCCTATAGGCCCGCGGCCCAGCCGGACCGGGAGGAACTCGTTGGATAGCCCCCGCAAGATATTGGTGGTGGATGATCGCATCAACGCCCTCAAGGTACTCATGGCCATCCTGGCCGACGAGGGCTATGAGGTGCTCACGGCCACCAGCGGGGAGGAGGCCCTGGACCAATACCATTCCCATCCGGACCTGGACGTGGTGCTGGCCGACCTTAAGATGCCGGCCATGAACGGCCTGGACCTGTTCCGGCGCATGAGCTATGAGAGCGACGCCCCGCCTTTTGTCATCATGACCGCCCACGCCACGGCCCGCTCGGCGGTGGAGGCCCTCAAGCAGGGGGTGGCCGACTACCTGTTCAAGCCCCTGGACTACGAGGAGCTGTCCATTGTCCTGGACAAGGCCATACGCCAGCGGCGCATGTCCCGGGAGCTGGCCACCCTGCGACGCCGGGTGGAGGCCGAGGGCTCCTTCCACGGCATCATCGGCACCAGCCCGGTCATGGCCAAGGTGTTCGACCTGGTGCGCACCGTGGGCCCCACCGACGCCTCGGTGCTCATTCACGGCGAGACCGGTACCGGCAAGGAGCTGCTGGCCCGGGCCCTGCACGCCGAGAGCCCCCGGACGACCGGGCCCCTGGTGTGCATCAACTGCGCCGCCCTCACCGAGTCGCTTTTGGAGGGCGAGCTGTTCGGCTACGTGAAGGGGGCCTTCACCGGGGCCGCCGGTGACAAGAAAGGCCGCCTGGAGCTGGCCGACGGGGGCACCCTGTTCCTGGACGAGATCGGCCATATGAGCCTGGCCCTGCAGGCCAAGCTGCTGCGCTTTTTGCAGGAGCGCACCTTCGAGCCGGTGGGAGGCAACACCCCCCGGCGGGTGGACGTGCGCCTGCTTGCCGCCACCAATCAGGACTTGAAGCAGCAGATCGAAAAAGGCAAGTTCCTGGGCGACCTGGTTTATCGCATCGAGGTGATCGGCCTGGACCTGCCGCCCTTGCGTCAGCGCGGCGAGGACATCCCCCTGTTGGTGGAGTATTTCGTGGACCGCATGTCCCAGCGCTACTCCAAGCCGGTGCTGGGGGTCAGTTCGCGGGCCATGCAGGCCTTGATGGAGCACCCCTGGCCGGGCAACGTGCGCCAGTTGGAAAACGTGGTGGCCCGGGCGGTGATCCTCTCCAAGGGCCAGCGCCTGGGCCTGGAGGACTTCTCGGACCTTTTGGGGGAGGAGGAGGCCGCCGAATCGCCGGACGGGGGCATCATCAGCGGCCTGCCCGAGGAGGGGGCCACCATCAAGGACATGGAGCGCGAGCTCATCGAAAAGACCCTGGCCCAGTGCGGGGGCAACAAGAGCCAGGCCGCCAAGCGCCTGGGCATCTCCCGCAAGGGGCTCTATGAAAAACTGGAGCGTTATGGCCTGGCCGAGAGTCAGGACTAGGGCCGCGCTGCTGCTGCTGGCCGGGCTGTGGTGCCTGGCCGGGGCGGCGTGGGCCGCTCCCGCCTCCGAGCCCGGCGAGATCGTGCTGGGGGTGCCCACCAGCCTCACCCTGCTGGAAGGCCGCGAGAGCCTCATGGCGGTGCGTCTGGCCGTGGAGGAGATCAACGCGGCGGGCGGGGTGCGCCTGGGCCCGCGGCGCCTGCCCCTCAAGGTGCTTCCCCACGACCTGCGGGGGGCCGCCCTGGGCGTGGCGGTGGAAGACGCGGTGGCCTCCCTGGGCGGCTTCCTGCAAAATCCCCGGCTCAACGCCCTGGTGGTGGGGCCTTTCCGCTCCGAGGTGCTGCTCAACTCCCTGGACCTGCTGGCCCGCCGCAAGATCCCCCTCTTGGGCACCATCGCCATGACCCCGGCCTCGGAGGCCATGGTGCTCAAGAACCCGGCCTACGCCAACCTCTTCCGGGTGAGCCTCAACACCAGCTACCTGGTGGATTACCTCACCAGCAGCATGCGTTTTCTGGAGGAGCGCTTCGGCTTCAAGCGGGTGTACATCCTCAACCAGGACGTGGCTTGGGCTCGCACCACCGCCTCCAGGATGATCCGCCTGTTCTTCCGCCGGGCGGGCTGGCAGGTGTTGGGCCAGAAAAGCTTCCCCAGCGGGGCGGGGGATTTCTCCCAGGCCCTGGAAGAGGCGCGGGCCCAAAAAGCCCAGGTGCTGCTGTG contains:
- a CDS encoding ABC transporter ATP-binding protein — translated: MLELKGVHTYYGLSHILFDVSLTVERGEVVCLLGRNGAGKSTTMRSIMGLTPPKRGSIVFKGQDITTMKPHLRARQGLGYVPDDRRVFADLTVGENLEIVARPSGSSETWDKERVYRFFPPLAAIDGRQAGFLSGGEQQMLTIGRALMTNPDFLLLDEPTEGLAPLVVKMLADQIESLKQTGLTVLLAEQNQEVALGLADRGYIIDNGVIRYSGTIEDLRADEEVRKRYLMV
- a CDS encoding sigma-54-dependent transcriptional regulator, with amino-acid sequence MDSPRKILVVDDRINALKVLMAILADEGYEVLTATSGEEALDQYHSHPDLDVVLADLKMPAMNGLDLFRRMSYESDAPPFVIMTAHATARSAVEALKQGVADYLFKPLDYEELSIVLDKAIRQRRMSRELATLRRRVEAEGSFHGIIGTSPVMAKVFDLVRTVGPTDASVLIHGETGTGKELLARALHAESPRTTGPLVCINCAALTESLLEGELFGYVKGAFTGAAGDKKGRLELADGGTLFLDEIGHMSLALQAKLLRFLQERTFEPVGGNTPRRVDVRLLAATNQDLKQQIEKGKFLGDLVYRIEVIGLDLPPLRQRGEDIPLLVEYFVDRMSQRYSKPVLGVSSRAMQALMEHPWPGNVRQLENVVARAVILSKGQRLGLEDFSDLLGEEEAAESPDGGIISGLPEEGATIKDMERELIEKTLAQCGGNKSQAAKRLGISRKGLYEKLERYGLAESQD
- a CDS encoding ABC transporter substrate-binding protein encodes the protein MAWPRVRTRAALLLLAGLWCLAGAAWAAPASEPGEIVLGVPTSLTLLEGRESLMAVRLAVEEINAAGGVRLGPRRLPLKVLPHDLRGAALGVAVEDAVASLGGFLQNPRLNALVVGPFRSEVLLNSLDLLARRKIPLLGTIAMTPASEAMVLKNPAYANLFRVSLNTSYLVDYLTSSMRFLEERFGFKRVYILNQDVAWARTTASRMIRLFFRRAGWQVLGQKSFPSGAGDFSQALEEARAQKAQVLLCIFDSPHSGRLARQWRRLKVPALLCGFVSPLVGSEAWQAYRGQVAGSLNVIFELGNLPSRRYPPATAFYRAFQRRWGREVQSGHGPAPSYESVYILANAMERAGSLEPAALVKALEATDRRGCMGRVRFHPDHQAYFGQDPQREALAAVIQWTPQGARRIVFPPAIAEGDIELPAFVPMP
- a CDS encoding branched-chain amino acid ABC transporter permease, with product MQNQKLISSRSLILMAVLLAALALFPSVASRYYIYLAALMLVTGLLASSLNMVLGFGGMYQFNHAVFYGVGAYAAALLTVRGGVSPWWGYLVGPLAAALLSLIMGIICVRLSKLYFGMLQISLGSLVWAVVFRWYSFTGGDDGLHGVPVPRLISSGEGAYYFVLIVSVLCLALMYLIVNSPFGRVFMSIRDNPERAEAIGVNVRLHQLIGLVIAGFFGGVAGTLFVTVEGTVFPDMLFWTLSLEIIIMCLLGGWFTFLGPMLGGAMVVALRAVVGTYTDYWTMVLGIILMLLIFFLPEGVLGFFLARLGRGRTAREEN
- a CDS encoding ABC transporter ATP-binding protein, giving the protein MLSVQGLRKSFGPFLAVSDANLTVAKGEVVAVIGPNGAGKTTLFKLITGQLKPDRGQVMFKGEDIAGLSPHRICRRGLSLSYQVVSVFPRMSVFENVRVAVLARKRQVLRLFTPAVRLANEETWEILSNVGLADKAEVISGTLSHGDSKVLEMAIALGNRPELLIMDEPTAGMSPEETRAAKALIQRLNGELGITILFCEHDMELVFNLAQRIMVMRQGETIAQGTCDEVRCDEKVQQAYLGGQGDA
- a CDS encoding branched-chain amino acid ABC transporter permease yields the protein MDTASHITLAALGQQLLVGLSRTTILFIVSSGLSLILGVLRIPNVSHGSLYMIGAFVTYSVATFIGGQTGFWVALAVAPVAVGLLALAVERGIFCHLYEREHLMLLLFTFSLMLVLGDLVKMTWGSDYRSLSAPPMMQGSFSLGGMPFPRYNLFLLIMGPLVALGLWALTNKTKIGKIARAAAVDREMVAAMGINVSWVFAFVFCLGCLMAGLGGALVAPTQNITQGMDHAIIMEAFLIVIIGGLGNMWGALLGAAIFGITDSIGILVWPQFAIVFPYVAVTIVLVFRPKGLLKSTW
- a CDS encoding ATP-binding protein, with the translated sequence MKLKSSVFYKLLLFILPLVVLPTAVVGYYSIQASVERVNRLVRQEQMVQVEAAAKKIDDVLHSCRIDLTTITGLPLIEDYNLARSFRLKAEAGFNRDNIVRLFQDFLARTPFYWQLRYVDAAGRELIKVRRGQKDPSLGQAEASLLAAARGPLSGGAYFSALQQNPELGGLVMHCARPTDSPWHQFTGLVIIDLDFSRITEMVRTIKVGQRGYAFLLNQEGRSIAHPHARPYELGPEAGPDSLRHLVADMVSGNTGWRTYRFQGEEKVAAFAPIPTLRWSVAATIPVKEFRQEADAIQDRVIQVMVIALILAVTGVSILSYNLLKPVRSLAAATERLAAGQSAEELPVTSRDELGELTRAFNRMNRNLERTQAELVRSEKLVSLGRLSAGVAHEIRNPLSAMQGAMVHLQRRRADDPLISEYGKIVCEEIERLNRFVTEFLYFARQAPPQPVPTDLNGLVKSVQALFRAEAEKREIRFHDLLDETLPLVLLDPHQMEQVLVNLLINAMDALPAEGGYITFSTTWQRPLPGVEGQVRLAVEDSGSGITPEQQASIFDPFFTTKDAGTGLGLTLSLGIVQGHGGELEVRSRPGHGTTVIIKLPYRPAAQPDREELVG